In a genomic window of Curtobacterium sp. MCBD17_035:
- a CDS encoding CPBP family intramembrane glutamic endopeptidase, which produces MSAEEPTIAPPRRRSLLPLGIALVIVIVLERIVSSAVQRGSVPSAPVQLLLSDLASWVPLVLGVLWYLRDRGATSVVDRLGLRISVFDVFPAIAIACLARAVDGFLNLAMFDSTGLSPQPVLGGGVQVAVLTLTVLGPCILSPVIEELFFRGTLQPLLADRIGGEDDRRSNLRLATVLGVVGAAVLFAAMHVLVANTTVEGAFVTFVSTFVLGLLLGTFVAVTKRLGGAILAHVLFNAIAVALTWPR; this is translated from the coding sequence ATGAGCGCCGAAGAACCGACGATCGCTCCGCCGCGTCGCCGGAGTCTCCTGCCCCTCGGGATCGCGCTGGTCATCGTGATCGTGCTCGAGCGGATCGTGAGCAGCGCCGTGCAGCGGGGGTCGGTGCCGAGCGCTCCCGTGCAGCTCCTGCTGTCGGACCTGGCGTCGTGGGTGCCCCTCGTTCTGGGGGTGCTCTGGTACCTGCGCGACCGCGGCGCGACCTCGGTCGTCGATCGCCTGGGCCTCCGGATCAGCGTGTTCGACGTCTTCCCCGCCATCGCGATCGCCTGCCTGGCGCGGGCCGTGGACGGGTTCCTCAACCTGGCGATGTTCGACAGCACGGGGCTCAGCCCGCAGCCGGTGCTCGGCGGCGGGGTCCAGGTCGCGGTGCTCACGCTCACGGTGCTCGGTCCGTGCATCCTGTCGCCCGTGATCGAGGAGCTGTTCTTCCGCGGCACACTGCAGCCACTGCTCGCCGATCGGATCGGCGGCGAGGACGACCGACGGAGCAACCTCCGGCTCGCGACCGTCCTGGGCGTCGTGGGTGCCGCGGTGCTGTTCGCCGCGATGCACGTCCTCGTGGCGAACACCACGGTCGAGGGGGCGTTCGTCACCTTCGTGAGCACGTTCGTCCTCGGGCTGCTGCTCGGGACGTTCGTCGCCGTCACCAAGCGACTCGGCGGCGCGATCCTGGCGCACGTCCTGTTCAACGCGATCGCGGTCGCGCTCACCTGGCCTCGGTGA
- a CDS encoding polysaccharide biosynthesis tyrosine autokinase — MELRDYITVLRKGWMMILILALVGVAAAAGFSIAKTPQYAASAQVFVSTETSGSASDLAQGNTFTQQRVVTYSNLVSTPIVLLPVIAKLHLHMTAEQLASIVSADAPLNTTLITINVTDPNPVQAANIANVTSSSLTNVVQNIEATDANGQSTVKLTRVKEAQVPSKPVSPNVPVNIVLGLLVGLALGVGVAVLRETLDNRVRTETDIERISTKPIIGGIAFDNKAATRPLIVQADPRSPRAESFRTLRTNLQFLDLDGPARTFVMTSSVESEGKSTTVANLAIALDTAGYKVILIDADLRRPKVAQYMDVEGAAGLTDVLIGRADLDDVAQPWGRGAMRVMPAGPIPPNPSELLGSRNMQLLIERLEQEYDYILFDAPPLLPVTDAAILSKKASGAIVAVASGKTHKAQLAGAASTLENVGAPIAGFVLTMMPTKGPGAYGYGRYGYAYGYGLDNEDEAEIPRKPSAGVGPLRKAD; from the coding sequence GTGGAGCTTCGCGACTACATCACGGTGCTACGCAAGGGCTGGATGATGATCCTCATCCTCGCGCTCGTGGGGGTGGCAGCAGCGGCCGGGTTCTCGATCGCGAAGACGCCGCAGTACGCCGCGTCGGCGCAGGTGTTCGTGTCCACCGAGACGAGCGGCAGCGCGTCCGACCTGGCGCAGGGCAACACGTTCACGCAGCAGCGGGTCGTCACCTACTCGAACCTCGTGAGCACGCCGATCGTGCTCCTGCCGGTCATCGCCAAGCTCCACCTGCACATGACCGCGGAGCAGCTCGCGAGCATCGTCAGCGCGGACGCTCCGCTCAATACCACGCTCATCACGATCAATGTCACGGACCCGAACCCGGTTCAGGCGGCGAACATCGCGAACGTGACGTCTTCGAGCCTGACGAACGTCGTGCAGAACATCGAGGCGACGGACGCGAACGGTCAGAGCACGGTCAAGCTCACCCGCGTCAAGGAGGCCCAGGTTCCCTCGAAGCCGGTCAGCCCGAACGTGCCGGTCAACATCGTCCTCGGCCTGCTCGTCGGCCTGGCGCTCGGCGTCGGCGTGGCCGTGCTCCGCGAGACGCTCGACAACCGCGTCCGCACCGAGACCGACATCGAGCGCATCAGCACCAAGCCGATCATCGGCGGCATCGCCTTCGACAACAAGGCGGCGACGCGTCCGCTCATCGTGCAGGCCGACCCGCGCAGCCCGCGCGCCGAGTCGTTCCGCACCCTCCGCACGAACCTGCAGTTCCTCGACCTCGACGGCCCGGCGCGCACGTTCGTCATGACGTCGTCGGTCGAGTCCGAGGGCAAGAGCACCACCGTCGCGAACCTCGCGATCGCGCTCGACACCGCCGGGTACAAGGTCATCCTCATCGACGCCGACCTGCGCCGCCCGAAGGTCGCGCAGTACATGGACGTCGAGGGCGCCGCGGGTCTGACCGACGTGCTCATCGGCCGCGCCGACCTCGACGACGTCGCCCAGCCCTGGGGTCGTGGTGCGATGCGCGTCATGCCCGCCGGGCCGATCCCGCCGAACCCGTCGGAGCTCCTCGGCTCGCGGAACATGCAGCTGCTCATCGAGCGCCTCGAGCAGGAGTACGACTACATCCTGTTCGACGCGCCCCCGCTCCTCCCGGTCACCGACGCGGCCATCCTGTCGAAGAAGGCGAGCGGCGCGATCGTCGCCGTCGCCTCGGGCAAGACCCACAAGGCGCAGCTCGCCGGCGCCGCGTCGACGCTCGAGAACGTCGGGGCACCGATCGCCGGGTTCGTCCTGACGATGATGCCGACCAAGGGTCCGGGTGCCTACGGTTACGGCCGGTACGGCTACGCGTACGGCTACGGGCTGGACAACGAGGACGAGGCCGAGATCCCCCGCAAGCCCAGCGCCGGCGTCGGTCCGCTGCGGAAAGCGGACTGA
- a CDS encoding low molecular weight phosphatase family protein — protein MSTGEGTARPFTILTVCTGNICRSPLAAQLLRAQLADVPGVVVASAGTMADDGAPMDVTAAVQSERLGGDPGDHRSRYLTERIVADADLILTAERAHRAAVVSLLPRASRRTFTILQFARVLRGLEPADLEAVTDLASLVTTVAAARGMVPPPADPADDDVEDPYRRSPEVHERVADVLAEAVGTITTAIHSTTAGGSRA, from the coding sequence ATGTCGACGGGGGAGGGGACCGCCCGTCCGTTCACGATCCTCACCGTCTGCACCGGCAACATCTGCCGGTCTCCGCTGGCGGCGCAGCTGCTCCGCGCGCAGCTCGCGGACGTCCCCGGCGTCGTCGTCGCCAGCGCCGGCACCATGGCCGATGACGGCGCGCCGATGGACGTCACCGCCGCCGTGCAGTCGGAACGACTGGGAGGCGATCCCGGCGACCACCGGTCGCGGTACCTCACGGAGCGCATCGTCGCCGACGCGGACCTGATCCTGACCGCCGAGCGCGCGCACCGCGCCGCGGTGGTGTCGCTGCTGCCGCGGGCGTCCCGGCGGACGTTCACGATCCTCCAGTTCGCGCGCGTGCTGCGCGGGCTCGAGCCCGCCGACCTGGAGGCCGTGACCGACCTGGCCTCGCTCGTCACCACCGTCGCGGCCGCGCGCGGCATGGTGCCGCCGCCGGCCGACCCGGCGGACGACGACGTCGAGGACCCGTACCGGCGGTCGCCCGAGGTCCACGAGCGCGTGGCCGACGTCCTCGCCGAGGCGGTGGGGACCATCACGACCGCGATCCACTCGACGACAGCAGGGGGCAGTCGGGCATGA
- a CDS encoding sugar transferase: MTAERGTTLQTDASTLGWSRAFARRLVITDVLILAWVVFGVQIAWLGLRSNLVSNENDLKLSYTGISVFVIVVWTIALGIYDTRGDRVIGVGSTEYRLVADSSIRVFGLFAIAAFLLHLELARGYVLIAFPIGILVLLFSRWMWRQWLILQRKQGRYSAGVLLVGSPASVRHIAGQLERQPAAGYRVLGAAVSTGLVGVLPGTELQSYGGFDDLQHALDATHADTVVITSADDLPPERVRELSWALEPGQQHLVVAPSLTDIGGPRIHTRPVQGLPLIHVETPTYSGRKLYTKRVFDLVITGTLVIVLSPVFLLLAIAVKATSPGPVLFLQERVGLNGSTFRMIKFRSMVVDAESRIQEVSKLDRAEGNDVLFKMRNDPRVTRVGAFMRRFSLDELPQLINVLTGSMSLVGPRPPLRREVDRYDPHVHRRFLVKPGLTGLWQVSGRSDLSWADSVRLDLYYVENWSTTGDLVILWRTFRAVIATRGAY; the protein is encoded by the coding sequence ATGACCGCGGAACGCGGGACGACCCTCCAGACCGACGCGTCGACGTTGGGGTGGAGCCGCGCGTTCGCGCGTCGCCTCGTGATCACGGACGTCCTCATCCTGGCCTGGGTCGTGTTCGGCGTGCAGATCGCGTGGCTCGGCCTGCGTTCGAACCTCGTGTCGAACGAGAACGACCTGAAGCTGAGCTACACCGGGATCTCGGTGTTCGTGATCGTGGTGTGGACGATCGCGCTCGGCATCTACGACACCCGGGGCGACCGCGTGATCGGCGTCGGCAGCACCGAGTACCGCCTGGTGGCGGACTCGAGCATCCGCGTGTTCGGGCTGTTCGCGATCGCCGCGTTCCTGCTGCACTTGGAGCTCGCCCGCGGTTACGTGCTCATCGCGTTCCCCATCGGGATCCTCGTGCTCCTGTTCTCGCGGTGGATGTGGCGGCAGTGGCTCATCCTGCAGCGCAAGCAGGGGCGGTACTCCGCCGGTGTGCTGCTCGTGGGATCGCCCGCCAGCGTCCGGCACATCGCCGGGCAGCTCGAGCGCCAGCCCGCCGCCGGCTACCGCGTGCTCGGAGCGGCCGTGTCCACCGGACTCGTCGGCGTCCTGCCGGGCACCGAGCTGCAGTCCTACGGCGGCTTCGACGACCTGCAGCACGCCCTCGACGCGACGCACGCGGACACCGTCGTGATCACCAGCGCGGACGACCTGCCGCCCGAGCGCGTCCGCGAGCTGAGCTGGGCGCTCGAGCCCGGCCAGCAGCACCTGGTCGTCGCGCCGAGTCTGACCGACATCGGCGGCCCCCGCATCCACACCCGCCCCGTGCAGGGGCTGCCCCTGATCCACGTCGAGACGCCCACGTACTCGGGCCGCAAGCTCTACACCAAGCGGGTCTTCGACCTGGTGATCACCGGCACGCTCGTCATCGTGCTGTCGCCCGTGTTCCTGCTGCTCGCGATCGCCGTCAAGGCGACATCGCCCGGCCCGGTGCTGTTCCTGCAGGAGCGCGTCGGCCTCAACGGCTCGACGTTCCGGATGATCAAGTTTCGGTCCATGGTCGTCGACGCCGAGAGCCGGATCCAGGAGGTCAGCAAGCTCGACCGCGCCGAGGGCAACGACGTGCTGTTCAAGATGCGGAATGACCCGCGGGTGACCCGTGTCGGCGCGTTCATGCGGCGGTTCAGCCTCGATGAGCTGCCGCAGCTGATCAACGTCCTGACTGGGAGCATGTCGCTCGTCGGACCGCGCCCTCCCCTTCGACGTGAAGTAGACCGCTACGATCCCCACGTGCACCGCCGATTCCTGGTGAAGCCGGGTCTTACCGGCTTGTGGCAGGTGAGCGGCAGGTCTGATCTGTCTTGGGCTGACTCCGTTCGCCTCGATCTCTACTACGTCGAGAACTGGTCGACCACCGGCGACCTCGTGATTCTGTGGCGCACGTTCCGCGCAGTGATCGCCACGAGGGGGGCGTATTGA
- a CDS encoding polysaccharide biosynthesis C-terminal domain-containing protein — translation MREPGLGKQALWLAGASGAAQVLVALLYLFAARGSEPHQLGLIVSAIGLATSAAGFIDFGTNSHWLREVASGRLPWRVFERRLATKLVVSLALSAVWLVVVLLVAPTSELWVAGPVTIALLANQTLQVPLRAAARGDLAALVVLADRLGAGVAFAVLIVVRVPPVGALWIALTLGSLGAAVLAWAIAPPAHRPRLFVRALANPWEGSRYFGLAVVANSAQALDLTVLTGVAGPTATGVYGAVNRWTQPMALLASAFASASAPYAARSRDVFDAWRHLRRGLWMPLTAIGLSVVVFALAPWVVDFLLGAAYRNSAAALQLLALAVIPSIICQPVTVALQALGRDRFVAFAMVATALVQLVLVVVLGRASGALGAAQASLIVQMVLILALAGGVLHEVGKARRNAVDPASRSAG, via the coding sequence ATGCGAGAGCCAGGACTCGGCAAGCAGGCGTTGTGGCTCGCCGGCGCGAGCGGTGCCGCGCAGGTTCTGGTTGCGCTCCTCTACCTGTTCGCCGCTCGCGGGTCAGAGCCGCACCAACTGGGTCTCATCGTCTCTGCAATCGGTCTCGCGACGTCCGCGGCTGGCTTCATCGACTTCGGGACGAATTCGCACTGGTTGCGAGAGGTCGCCAGCGGTCGGCTTCCATGGCGTGTCTTCGAACGCCGTCTCGCCACCAAACTCGTGGTGAGCCTGGCGCTGTCGGCTGTGTGGCTCGTCGTCGTGCTGCTCGTGGCACCAACCAGTGAGCTGTGGGTTGCCGGCCCTGTAACCATCGCTCTCCTGGCGAATCAGACGTTGCAGGTTCCTCTCCGTGCAGCGGCACGAGGCGACCTCGCGGCGCTTGTCGTGCTCGCCGATCGTCTGGGAGCGGGGGTGGCCTTCGCCGTGCTGATCGTTGTGCGCGTGCCACCCGTTGGCGCACTGTGGATTGCTCTGACACTTGGCTCACTTGGTGCAGCCGTGCTCGCGTGGGCCATTGCTCCACCTGCTCACCGACCGCGCCTGTTCGTCCGCGCGCTGGCCAACCCCTGGGAGGGATCGAGGTACTTCGGCCTTGCTGTGGTGGCGAACAGCGCTCAGGCGCTGGACCTCACCGTTCTCACCGGAGTTGCGGGTCCGACCGCTACGGGCGTCTATGGTGCGGTCAACCGTTGGACACAGCCCATGGCGCTGTTGGCGAGCGCTTTTGCGTCGGCCTCGGCGCCGTACGCAGCCCGCTCGCGGGACGTGTTCGACGCCTGGCGCCACCTCCGACGGGGCCTGTGGATGCCGTTGACCGCGATCGGTCTGTCGGTCGTCGTGTTCGCGCTGGCTCCGTGGGTGGTGGACTTCCTACTCGGAGCGGCATACCGCAACTCGGCCGCAGCGCTGCAGCTCCTCGCGCTGGCGGTGATCCCATCGATCATTTGTCAGCCGGTGACCGTAGCTCTGCAGGCGCTGGGGCGAGACCGATTCGTCGCGTTCGCCATGGTCGCGACCGCGCTTGTCCAGCTCGTCCTCGTCGTGGTCCTCGGACGGGCTTCAGGAGCCCTCGGTGCGGCCCAGGCTTCGTTGATCGTGCAAATGGTGCTGATCCTCGCGCTGGCCGGTGGCGTCCTGCATGAGGTCGGCAAGGCTCGTCGAAACGCCGTTGATCCGGCGTCACGGAGTGCAGGGTGA